From one Camarhynchus parvulus chromosome 25, STF_HiC, whole genome shotgun sequence genomic stretch:
- the LOC115913187 gene encoding scale keratin-like: MNCISSRCLPGCEVACPEPCAYSRGLGPCVASCGDSTALVYAPPVWITFPGPILSSCPQESVVASSMPQPSGGPSYGSGMGGYSGGLSRIGGSYGSGGSYGSGGSYGSGGSYGSGGSYGSGGSYGSGGSYGCGSSSGRLGSSGCGGSSSGGCYLRKFCTSSSRGSRLGN, from the coding sequence ATGAACTGCATCAGCTCCCGGTGCCTGCCCGGCTGCGAGGTGGCGTGTCCCGAGCCCTGTGCCTACAGCAGGGGTCTCGGCCCCTGTGTGGCCTCCTGCGGGGACTCCACGGCGCTGGTCTACGCCCCACCCGTGTGGATCACCTTCCCCGGCCCCatcctgagctcctgccccCAGGAAAGCGTCGTGGCATCATCCATGCCCCAGCCCTCCGGTGGTCCCTCCTACGGCTCAGGGATGGGAGGCTACTCTGGTGGCCTGTCCAGAATTGGGGGTTCCTACGGATCTGGGGGCTCCTACGGATCTGGGGGCTCCTACGGGTCTGGGGGTTCCTATGGATCTGGGGGCTCCtatgggtctgggggctcctACGGATCTGGGGGCTCCTATGGATGTGGGAGCTCTTCGGGGAGGTTGGGCTCCTCTGGATGTGGGGGCTCCTCCTCGGGGGGCTGCTACCTCAGGAAGttctgcaccagcagcagccgTGGATCCCgcctgggaaactga